Proteins encoded in a region of the Balaenoptera ricei isolate mBalRic1 chromosome 19, mBalRic1.hap2, whole genome shotgun sequence genome:
- the LOC132353639 gene encoding LOW QUALITY PROTEIN: zinc finger protein 233-like (The sequence of the model RefSeq protein was modified relative to this genomic sequence to represent the inferred CDS: inserted 1 base in 1 codon), whose protein sequence is MMTLNPGSHHKGLLFVSSQDSALPQKGLEKMTKFQEPVSFKDVAVTFTKEELGLLDSTQRKLYRDVMLENFQNLVSVGYQPFKLDMILQLGRKEKLWVMEPETQGAGCSGHGNQNEIETLQEAGLRQLLHEGLMCWQIWEQFTSKLTRTQDSMIKLQVKKLPKQDDSSCEAWSGESTQVPEDENYIGKLQGESSTSIKNQESPTQTSWDFWRKMYLRESQNYQSRCQQIDIKDKLCQCDHCVMRRISHHHGNQEVHKSEKACGHNNHGKDFVKNTSQHSIIHSGEQTSDETGKDVSLGYDVELHQQLRVGEKPHVCSECGKGTTYNSVFHIHYSVHRGGKRSGNDECGVDLGQSSHPQTRQRASPGEKPYRCGVCAAESFNQNSSLPTHEPIHPGENLCRGGRCGKGSSHSLDLNSHCVDNTGEKSWKCELCGKGFNETSQIQAHQTAYPQDKTSKWKACDRIFSQSSGPLQRVHTGEKPYKCEVCGKDFSKASNLQAHQRIHTGEKPYKCDVCDKNFSRNSHLQAHQRVHTGEKPYRCDTCGKDFSQISHLQAHQRVHTGEKPYRCDTCGKGFSQSSHLQDHQRVHTGEKPYTCDVCGKGFSWSSHLQAHQRVHTGEKPYKCEECGKGFIWNSYLHVHQRIHTGEKPYKCGTCGKSFSQTSHLQAHRRVHTGEKPYKCFDCGKGFSKSSXSSGSSESP, encoded by the exons TTGTGTCTTCCCAGGACTCTGCCCTTCCCCAGAAGGGGCTGGAGAAAATGACCAAGTTCCAG GAGCCAGTGTCCTTCAAGGACGTGGCTGTGACCTTCACCAAGGAGGAGCTGGGGCTGCTGGACTCCACCCAGAGGAAGCTGTACCGAGACGTGATGCTGGAGAACTTCCAGAACCTGGTCTCAGTGG GATATCAGCCTTTCAAATTAGATATGATACTACAGctggggagaaaagagaagctTTGGGTGATGGAGCCAGAAACCCAAGGAGCTGGGTGTTCAG GACACGGGAACCAAAATGAGATAGAGACTCTTCAAGAAGCAGGATTAAGACAGCTTTTACATGAAGGCCTTATGTGCTGGCAGATATGGGAACAGTTTACAAGTAAATTAACTAGAACTCAGGACTCAATGATAAAGCTGCAAGTCAAGAAGTTGCCAAAACAAGATGATTCCTCCTGTGAGGCATGGTCAGGAGAGTCTACTCAGGTTCCTGAAGATGAGAACTATATAGGAAAGCTTCAAGGGGAGAGTTCCACAAGTATCAAAAATCAAGAGTCTCCAACTCAGACCTCCTGGGATTTCTGGAGGAAAATGTATCTGAGAGAGTCACAGAATTATCAGAGTAGGTGTCAGCAAATTGACATAAAAGATAAACTGTGTCAGTGTGATCACTGTGTCATGAGAAGGATCTCTCATCACCATGGCAATCAGGAAGTACACAAAAGCGAGAAGGCTTGTGGCCACAATAATCATGGAAAAGACTTTGTGAAGAACACATCCCAGCATAGCATCATCCACTCAGGAGAGCAGACCTCTGATGAGACTGGAAAAGACGTCAGCCTTGGCTATGATGTGGAACTTCATCAGCAGTTGCGTGTAGGAGAGAAGCCCCATGTGTGTAGTGAGTGTGGGAAGGGCACCACGTATAACTCAGTGTTTCACATTCATTACAGTGTTCACAGAGGAGGGAAACGCAGTGGGAATGATGAGTGTGGGGTGGACTTGGGTCAGAGCTCACATCCGCAGACCCGTCAGAGAGCCAGCCCAGGGGAGAAACCCTACAGATGTGGGGTGTGTGCTGCTGAGAGCTTCAATCAGAACTCCTCCCTTCCCACTCATGAGCCCATTCACCCGGGGGAGAATCTGTGTAGGGGTGGCAGGTGTGGGAAGGGCTCCAGTCATAGCTTGGACCTCAACAGTCACTGTGTAGACAACACTGGAGAGAAATCATGGAAATGTGAGCTGTGTGGTAAAGGCTTCAATGAGACATCACAAATTCAAGCCCATCAGACAGCCTACCCTCAAGACAAAACGTCCAAATGGAAGGCGTGTGACAGGATATTCAGTCAGAGCTCTGGTCCTCTTCagagagttcacactggagagaaaccatataaATGTGAGGTATGTGGGAAAGACTTCAGTAAGGCCTCCAACCTTCAAGCCCATCAGAGAATCCACACCGGCGAGAAACCCTACAAATGTGATGTGTGTGATAAGAACTTCAGCCGGAATTCCCATCTTCAGGCCCATCAGAGAGTCCACACGGGAGAGAAACCCTACAGATGTGACACATGTGGGAAGGACTTCAGTCAGATTTCCCATCTTCAGGCCCATCAGAGAGTCCACACAGGAGAGAAGCCCTACAGATGTGACACATGTGGGAAAGGCTTCAGTCAGAGCTCACATCTTCAAGACCACCAGCGGGTCCACACCGGAGAGAAACCCTACACATGCGATGTGTGTGGGAAGGGTTTCAGTTGGAGCTCCCATCTTCAAGCCCATCAGAGAGTCCATACAGGGGAGAAACCCTACAAGTGTGAAGAATGTGGGAAAGGCTTCATCTGGAACTCGTACCTTCACGTTCATCAGAGGATCCACACGGGAGAGAAACCCTATAAGTGTGGCACGTGTGGGAAGAGCTTCAGTCAGACCTCCCATCTTCAAGCCCATCGCAGGGTccatacaggagagaaaccctacaAATGTTTTGACTGTGGTAAGGGCTTTAGCAAGAGTT TGTCTTCAGGTTCATCAGAGAGTCCATAG